One part of the Mya arenaria isolate MELC-2E11 chromosome 3, ASM2691426v1 genome encodes these proteins:
- the LOC128227654 gene encoding chymotrypsinogen A-like isoform X2, translating to MNMIVHIGLTLFCAHIVANAAVPQTRGKGETCVAANGVCSKAADCTGWVDIFDVSCGHNVCCLSAPSTLHPEPPSPNNDTCGLITRVPDRNPFARIVGGNEAVEGEWPWQVAFLDAAGDYFCGGTLITPEFVLTAAHCFVRHSEVGTRVVLGEHHLMHNTGNEVIRNIKTIVKHSKYVPTSHMDDVAFVQLDSPVDVSGHYVRTACFGSRDYTWTPADKCYASGWGYTNDYQADGHHLRHVQVTLVDTATCATAWGTNANVTANNVCAGNGLYGTCQGDSGGPLVCLRDGQYHVIGVTSFGYYTCSMAGYPDVFTRVTAYLDWITSYMLLMMAVS from the exons ATGAACATGATAGTACACATTGGACTGACCCTTTTCTGTGCGCATATTGTCGCTA ATGCGGCTGTCCCGCAGACTCGCGGGAAAGGGGAGACGTGTGTTGCGGCTAATGGTGTGTGTTCAAAGGCCGCGGATTGCACCGGCTGGGTAGACATCTTTGACGTTAGCTGTGGGCACAATGTCTGCTGCCTGTCGGCGCCTTCGACACTCCACCCGGAACCACCAAGTCCAA ACAACGACACGTGCGGGCTGATCACACGAGTACCTGATCGGAACCCCTTTGCCCGGATAGTGGGCGGTAATGAGGCTGTAGAGGGGGAATGGCCCTGGCAGGTGGCCTTCCTTGACGCTGCGGGGGATTACTTTTGCGGAGGCACCCTCATCACGCCAGAGTTTGTACTGACGGCGGCACACTGCTTTGTCAG ACACTCAGAGGTGGGGACGCGGGTTGTCCTTGGCGAACATCACCTGATGCACAACACAGGAAATGAGGTCATACGTAACATCAAAACCATTGTCAAG CACTCCAAGTACGTCCCGACGTCACATATGGACGACGTTGCGTTCGTCCAGCTAGATTCTCCTGTTGATGTTTCCGGTCATTATGTAAGAACGGCCTGCTTTGGATCACGTGACTACACGTGGACGCCGGCGGATAAATGCTACGCGTCCGGATGGGGCTATACAAATG ACTATCAGGCGGACGGCCACCACTTGCGGCACGTGCAGGTCACGTTGGTTGACACCGCCACGTGTGCGACCGCTTGGGGGACCAATGCCAACGTCACCGCCAACAACGTCTGCGCGGGAAACGGACTGTACGGGACTTGCCAG GGTGATTCTGGAGGCCCTCTGGTTTGTTTAAGAGACGGTCAATATCACGTGATCGGTGTGACGTCATTTGGCTATTACACGTGCTCCATGGCGGGTTACCCAGATGTGTTCACGCGCGTGACGGCCTATCTTGACTGGATTACTTCTTACATGCTCCTTATGATGGCCGTGTCTTAG